The genomic segment TTCAAAAATCATAAACTCAAAACTCTAAATTCGTCCCTTTAAATAATATTGGTCTAGTACAGACTTGAGTCGTTTACTACTTCCATGATCCATCTGTGCTTGAAGGGGCTCCACCATTGGATAGAATCATAGAAATTAGCTTTTAAATGAaagtaaattaagaaaatataaaataaacgTAATTAGAAGATGATTCCTTTCAAATAATACTTTCTTGTTTGAACATCCCTCATCATTTCaacaaatatcgttgtattctATTACCGATAACGCGGAGAATCTTGTTTAGATTATATGAAGAATAATATGGTTAACTTGCCACTAGCACAGTTCTTTTTCTTCTCCCTTTGACACCATAGACAAATACAAATGTTTGGCTACGGATCCTTCATTCACTTTAGAGATCAAAATGTAATCCAAAAAAATGCATTATTAATCccatatttatttataatttattaggTGTAAGCATTCACTCCTTTtacataaagaaaaaaaaatcaatctatTTCGGGCATCACGTTCATAGTTAGTCCCATTCATCCTAATTAGCCATTTCAGTTCCTTATCAAGGTCACGATTAAATCATCACTAGCTTTTATATTTTTACGATTATATTACTTCATAgcacataaataattaaatagtgTAAAGATAACGTTTATTAAATCTGTAAAGATTCACTTGCAGAAAGATTAAAAGTGCAtatttcaattaattatatatcacaagaacaatcaatttttattttttattttttttacatatcaatatcacaaatatcccaaaagaatttgtttgtgaagaaaaaaagaaacactTGTTTCTTATACATCTTCTCCTTGCATCCACGAGTTGTTTCTTATACATCTTCTCCTTGCATCCACGAGTATAGTcaatcacaaacaaaaaaaCCTATATCCTATATCccaccacccccaacccccccccccccgccccgcTAAAAATTCAAAGAGCACTtgaatgaatgaaatacggATAATAACCTATGTTGTTCGGAATCTTCAAGAGTAagtgtatttttggagaatcGAACACGATATCGACGGTATTTTTGTAGGGACTCCGAGCAACATAGATAAGAACAACTCATCAAACTCTTCATCTTGATGAACACGCAGCTGGTTCCTCAGCTATAGTTTCAAGCAATGGCTTCTTTGACCTGCACATTGACAACATATTCTTGAACTCTGGTGTAGAAAACTCTTCaatatcttccaatttcaactTTGGCAGATGAATTTTCTCATATATTTTTGGCTTTGTCTCCTCTATGCATTCTGGCAAGATTTTGACTCTTTTAAAAGACACCCTTCTGGAAACAGAATTAGCAGTGAGGAACAATGCTCCTAAATCTGCTGCTGTAACCAAAGAATTCAATCTTTTCATGTGGAACATTACGTACACATTTGCCATTTCAAGATCCTCGTCAGCATTTAGTGCAGAAAATCTCCTTCCAATATGGAGAGACCTCGAGTTAACGATGAAGAAATTAGGTGTTTCCAGCATGAGCTCTGCTGCTTTGACTTGTTGATATACGTTTCGAATTTCACCATTTGGGAAAATTACCTTCATTGCTCTGGATTGCTTGTTACCAACCGGTCCTAGTAGTGTGCAAGATACATAGTTACCCATTTCAAATTGGACAAATGTTCGTTCTCAGATGGACAAATGAAACTGTCAGAAAAAATCACCGATTGTCAGGAAAAAACAAGGGAAACAAATCTTTTTTTGGAGGAACAAATCTTTTTTTGGAGGAATAAACACCCTTATCGCGTCTGGAGTTGTAGATGGCAAGGGGAAACGCCTTTCAAGTTGTTAGAAAAAACACTTTTTgttaaagtgaaaaacaaactaaaaacactttttgttaaagtgaaaaacaaaCTCTTTTCTTGGGAATCTTGAACACTATGAGTATTAGAAGGTGAAAATGAACTTCAAATAAGGAAaagatatattttgatttttttgttgagaGGCAATTAAGAAGAGTTTGGCTTAAGGTGAAGGAAAGGGAGCCAGAGAATATGATTTTTGGGATTGAGAAATGAAGAAATCTCAAAATTATAGTAGCACTAATGAAGGGAATGTTGGTCagaaaaggataaaaatgtGGAATAGTATATACTAGAATGAGTAGAGGCCAGTtgtaaaaagaaggaaaggaaagaagaaactGTGGGTATTAACCCAATTTGACAACTTGACATGCGGAGGGAGTATCAATTACTACTCTCTCCGTCGCAATTTATGCGGTACATCCACCATTTTAGTCTgtttcagaaaagaaaaaatatcttttcaataattacaaataatttagctttaaaattttcttttcatctttaatgaaatgatttatataaTCACACAAATGTTAAGGACTTGCTATAGATCacgaatctttttttttttttttaaaaaaaaaattcttaaaccTTTGTGTCTGGCCAAacagtgtcacataaattgatacCGAAGAAGTGTCAttacttcaacaacaacaacaacatctcTAGTGTATTTGCCGCAGATGGGATTTAGAAAGAATAGAGTGAGCGTGATCTTATCTCTGTCTCGTGAAGATAGAGAGACATAATTATCAATTACTCTATCTATCCTAATTTGAATCCGCAACTTaaatagcacaaaaaaaaaaagttgaaccaaactagtacaaaaaaaaaaaaagaacagaaaTAGTATTCACGCCGAATTTAGAGTGCGTAAAAGGAGAAAAAGCTACAAAAACACAGttttggcctttcacgcacaaattttgtgcgtgaatggggtcatccaaaaaaaaaaggaatattaGTAGTCACGCATGACTTTTGTGCGTTAATGTTggggcctctttttttttttttttttttcatactttccgagcttttttttaaatactttagtcatgttttaaaatcccaaaatatcaatattttatataaaacttaatatcttttttttttctgcgtacaataatgtcggctcattacatgaagtccacctaaacgtttggatagtcgttttaggggttctaaagtgccctggcaagttttgaaacttgtaatatttatagggttttgatttaagtgttttattatatttgaatgtacaaatttaaatatttgatttaataataattcatccaatacgagaggtctatactaattaaaaaataattcattccatttaattacaatactaattcaaagcaatacaataataagtAGTACACCTAAACCTtaaaatctgtgcgtgaaagtgaaaaaattatattttaccctttcacgcacactaattaaaaaataattcattccatttaattacaatactaattcaaagcaatacaataataagtAGTACACCTAAACCTtaaaatctgtgcgtgaaagtgaaaaaattatattttaccctttcacgcacaaaatgtgcgtgaaagtgtaaaatatatttttccgcTTTCACGCACAGACATTTTAAGGTTTAGGTGTACTacttattattgtattgcttgaattagtattgtaattaaatggaatgaattattttttaattagtatagacctctcgtattggatgaattattattaaatcaaatatttaaatttgtacattcaaatataataaaacacttaaatcaaaaaccctataaatattacaagtttcaaaacttgcttcggagcactttagaacccctaaaacgacgatccaaacgtttaggtggactTCATGTAATgacgacattattgtacgcaaaaaaagatattaagttttatataaaatattgatattttgggattttaaaacatgactaatctttgcccaaaaaaagtatgaaaaaaaaaacgtgattggaaagcgtaacgcaaaaaaaaaaaaaaaaagagaggccCCAACATTAACGCACAAAAGTCATGCGTGACTACtaatattcctttttttttgatttaccccattcacgcacaaaatttgtgcgtgaaaggccaaaaGCAATGTTTTTAGTTtagtcctttcacgcacgaaattcgtgcgtgaatactatatatatatttttttttttttttttttttttttgtactagtttggttcaactttttttttttgtgctatttAAGTTGCGGATTCATCCTAATTTGTGTGACACCTTCTAAATTTCGTGATCTAAGTGAGTTCTTATTTACCGTGAATATTTTCATATTGCTTTTCAATATTTTTGGCTGGTCAATTATAATGATTTAATTTTTCACGTTCTATTTcaaaagtttaaaaataataCTCACTCTGTcataatttaagtgtcttaatttgacttgatacaaaatttaaagaataaaaagagaCTTTTGACTCTTGTGTTTCTTAATTAAAGATGCGTGTAATATACTAAAATGTCATTTGAATCTTGCGAttttaaacttgtcatgtaggatatttaaattattaacttactaatataaaaatgggatagataaaaaaaagtaagacacttaaattaagACGGGAGAGTAaccaaatttataattaaagttaaaaatttcaactttcaaaatCCAAACACACTATCAAGGATGAGTTGGGTACTGACTGTCAGGAATACGCGTCCGATGAAGTGGGGTTACATTTACATGTGTGATTTTGACGGAAGTCTAACCGAATGTACTTACATTCATATAGTTGCTTACCTCTACAGGAATTAAGAAATACTAGTATATCATTATCATGTTTGTTTTTTCTGTTAAATGCGTGTGGAGCCCATCTTGTCTTTGCTTATAAAAAATCACTACCTAATTTCCAAAAGAATTGTAGCAGCACCTATGATTGATTGtgtaaagaaatatttatacaaTTATATTATTTGTATGGTAATTTCAAACCTTGAGTCGAACATGAGGAGTATATGATGTTAATGTATTTTGGATGATCCACATCTCAAGTCAGGCACCATTAAGCAAACATCTTTCCAAAAGATTTTTTAGGTGCATATGGTTAGCTGTGTAAAGAATAGttatataattatattatttgtacggtaattatagataaatatttatgataaatattattctttctatttcaatttatatgacattcTTTCTTTCCTAGTCTGTTGCAAAAATGAATGTCACCTTTCTccttatattttaataaaatgatcTATTGCTACACAAATGTCTAAGGTTTATTTAGATTATAAATTGCAaagtcttctttttctcttaaactttgtgcctagtcaaacgGTGCCACATAAAACTATAGGATGACATTAGATTTAGGctataataatagtaataatttaCATTATTAGTAGTTGCTTGTAACGGCTGCTTGCCATATGttcatatcaaatcaaaataagaTAAGGTCACATGGATGACTAGATTCAGAATTTTAGGATAAATTTGgacccctttttttctttttttcttttctcgttTTCACTTATGTGGCAATTTAAAATGGTAGCATAGATAAAGTATGCTAGTGGGAGGTTCGTTATAAATACAGAACATATATGATAAGTTTGATAACAATGAGATCCTTTTGAAGCAATCTTTTAATGGAAGGCATGAATGATGGGAGCAAAGAATCTCAAACATATTAT from the Lycium ferocissimum isolate CSIRO_LF1 chromosome 11, AGI_CSIRO_Lferr_CH_V1, whole genome shotgun sequence genome contains:
- the LOC132036917 gene encoding uncharacterized protein LOC132036917 — its product is MGNYVSCTLLGPVGNKQSRAMKVIFPNGEIRNVYQQVKAAELMLETPNFFIVNSRSLHIGRRFSALNADEDLEMANVYVMFHMKRLNSLVTAADLGALFLTANSVSRRVSFKRVKILPECIEETKPKIYEKIHLPKLKLEDIEEFSTPEFKNMLSMCRSKKPLLETIAEEPAACSSR